The following proteins come from a genomic window of Burkholderia stabilis:
- the trfA gene encoding plasmid replication initiator TrfA — protein sequence MSTGSVFPHPKADAGTPAKAAAPKKRRATRGNIVPATPIVVSGEVVHGGAMGPVQQWPATPSDIIYYPNAFSRSAVFGGTRTVRAKPQQDDSDERGMKVVGKIVEFKAPIPSTSQYEIYYRGEVLNQQDAEVWMMVLATARRAGLAGEQIEFSLNEWCRALGRPDNDTFANQAILASLERLKTATLKIYNRNTRRRDWISMIVHMSQLDGRYTFTIDHRIAAMCFDDCTQIDVVRKSVLKSQISKWLHDFFSTTSNTFTWKLSMLRELSGCTHMEPGKFRAALREAVEELKNIKGKDGTEFAPVFAPETQIESQIRDGKACEVLVVVKATNSLVLAPRKGSEMLDMLTATAMQTTGEPSAPVAPKAVSVDPVPTATVTPLPPPRRQAPRKASKQAGDDFVPIWDRDVDPTDTRSSEERKLAWIRNRDREEASYYAPAR from the coding sequence ATGAGCACGGGCAGCGTTTTTCCCCATCCGAAGGCCGACGCCGGCACCCCCGCCAAGGCAGCGGCACCCAAGAAGCGCAGGGCGACGCGCGGCAACATTGTTCCCGCAACCCCCATCGTTGTAAGCGGTGAGGTCGTCCACGGAGGCGCGATGGGCCCTGTGCAGCAGTGGCCGGCGACCCCCTCAGACATCATTTACTACCCGAACGCATTCTCGCGCAGCGCGGTCTTCGGCGGCACGCGCACCGTGCGCGCGAAACCTCAGCAGGATGATTCGGACGAGCGGGGCATGAAGGTCGTTGGCAAGATCGTCGAGTTCAAGGCCCCGATCCCGTCGACGTCGCAATACGAGATCTACTACCGCGGCGAAGTCCTCAACCAGCAGGACGCCGAGGTGTGGATGATGGTGCTGGCCACGGCACGACGGGCCGGGCTCGCTGGCGAGCAGATCGAGTTCTCGCTCAACGAGTGGTGCCGGGCCCTCGGGCGGCCGGACAACGACACGTTCGCGAACCAGGCCATCCTGGCATCGCTCGAACGGCTGAAGACGGCGACGCTGAAAATCTACAACCGAAACACGCGCCGCAGGGACTGGATCAGCATGATCGTCCACATGTCGCAGCTCGACGGGCGCTACACCTTCACGATCGACCATCGCATCGCGGCCATGTGCTTCGACGACTGCACCCAGATCGACGTCGTGCGCAAGAGCGTCCTGAAATCGCAGATTTCCAAATGGCTGCACGATTTTTTCAGCACGACGAGCAACACCTTCACCTGGAAGCTCTCGATGCTGCGGGAACTGAGCGGCTGTACGCACATGGAGCCGGGCAAGTTCCGCGCGGCGCTCCGGGAGGCGGTCGAGGAGCTGAAGAACATCAAGGGCAAGGACGGCACGGAGTTCGCCCCCGTGTTTGCGCCGGAGACCCAGATCGAATCGCAGATCCGGGACGGCAAGGCGTGCGAGGTCCTGGTGGTGGTCAAGGCGACCAACTCCCTGGTGCTCGCGCCGCGAAAGGGCTCCGAGATGCTGGACATGCTGACGGCGACCGCGATGCAGACGACGGGCGAGCCCAGTGCGCCGGTTGCACCTAAGGCCGTGAGCGTAGACCCGGTTCCGACGGCGACCGTCACCCCGTTGCCGCCCCCGCGTCGCCAGGCACCGCGCAAGGCCAGCAAGCAGGCGGGGGACGACTTCGTGCCGATCTGGGATCGCGACGTCGATCCCACGGACACCCGGTCGTCGGAGGAGCGCAAGCTGGCCTGGATCCGAAACCGCGACCGGGAGGAGGCGAGCTACTACGCTCCCGCGCGGTGA
- a CDS encoding DNA topoisomerase 3 has protein sequence MAKAVIPHLPKPHTRHEGYYETGDGYVSWLAGHVMEQVQPGDYDERWGKFPWAFEDLPIIPKDWKLKVSEDKKDQVKIIETLLKKCTSIVNGGDADREGQLLVDEVLLHFGNTKPVARIHLSAMDPTSVKKAIALLADNATFRPLYEAGLGRQRADWLVGMNMSRAYTILAKKQNYPGVLSVGRVQSPTLALVVKRDREIENFVAKDFWTVEAQFADPGQPALPFWSRWLPPGLSLESAEKQADVDAKGEADEDEEGDEIEGEGGTVTGQRPAWLDEQNRIVNKAVADQIAAKVQAAGQGTVTRYVNKPAEEQPPLPFELTGLQTALNGKYGYSAKEVLDVCQELYLAGQTTYPRSDCPYLPVSQHAEAPDVLDAIARGAPHLATLAANANVTIRSRVWNDSKVTEHHALIPTRQAPDWSTMTEIKRRTYEMIAQRYLAQLYPNCQVDKAKVEVSIAGERFAASGRVVKDPGWRVVFQGEAQATDAKKAKDATPTLPVLTEQGPVNRLAVKVDAKRTTPPPRYTEGSLLTAMKHVHRTVTDPVERKKLKALDGIGRSATRAGIIETIIKRGFVDVKGKQLVATVVGKILVDALPAKLTDPGMTARWEALLDAIAKKQIPLHAFMAKQEEAIGELVAAARVSTLPTIPPDAMPARKPYTGSSTPRPAPDGAKKCPKCKKGYLVPRTVKNGPKAGQTFHGCNNYPECKHSVWPK, from the coding sequence ATGGCCAAGGCCGTGATCCCCCATCTGCCGAAGCCGCACACGCGGCACGAGGGCTACTACGAGACCGGCGACGGCTACGTGTCCTGGCTGGCCGGGCACGTGATGGAGCAGGTGCAGCCGGGCGACTACGACGAGCGCTGGGGCAAGTTCCCCTGGGCGTTCGAGGACCTGCCGATCATCCCGAAGGACTGGAAGCTCAAGGTCTCGGAGGACAAGAAGGACCAGGTCAAGATCATCGAGACGCTGCTGAAAAAGTGCACGTCGATCGTGAACGGCGGGGACGCCGACCGCGAGGGCCAGCTCCTGGTCGACGAGGTGCTGCTGCACTTCGGCAACACCAAGCCCGTGGCGCGAATCCACCTGAGCGCGATGGACCCGACCAGCGTCAAGAAGGCGATCGCCTTGCTCGCGGACAACGCCACCTTCCGTCCGCTCTACGAGGCGGGCCTGGGCCGGCAGCGCGCCGACTGGCTGGTGGGCATGAACATGTCCCGGGCCTACACCATCCTGGCGAAGAAGCAGAACTACCCCGGCGTGCTGTCGGTGGGTCGGGTGCAATCGCCCACGCTGGCGCTGGTGGTCAAGCGTGACCGCGAGATCGAGAACTTCGTGGCCAAGGACTTCTGGACCGTCGAGGCGCAGTTCGCCGACCCGGGCCAGCCGGCGTTGCCGTTTTGGTCCCGCTGGCTCCCGCCGGGCCTGTCGCTCGAATCCGCGGAGAAGCAGGCGGACGTCGACGCGAAGGGGGAGGCCGATGAGGACGAGGAGGGCGACGAGATCGAGGGCGAGGGCGGCACCGTCACCGGTCAGCGCCCGGCCTGGCTGGACGAGCAGAACCGCATCGTCAACAAGGCGGTGGCGGACCAAATCGCGGCGAAGGTGCAGGCCGCCGGCCAGGGCACCGTCACGCGCTACGTGAACAAGCCGGCGGAGGAGCAGCCTCCGCTGCCGTTCGAGCTGACCGGTCTGCAGACCGCGCTCAACGGAAAGTACGGCTACTCGGCCAAGGAGGTGCTCGACGTCTGCCAGGAGCTGTACCTCGCGGGCCAGACCACCTACCCGCGCTCGGACTGCCCGTACCTGCCCGTCTCGCAGCACGCGGAAGCCCCGGACGTGCTGGACGCGATCGCGCGGGGCGCCCCGCACCTGGCAACCCTGGCGGCCAACGCCAACGTGACGATCCGTTCGCGGGTGTGGAACGACAGCAAGGTGACCGAGCACCACGCGCTGATCCCGACGCGCCAAGCCCCGGACTGGTCGACCATGACCGAGATCAAGCGCCGCACGTACGAGATGATCGCGCAGCGTTACCTGGCCCAGCTTTACCCGAACTGCCAGGTGGACAAGGCCAAGGTCGAGGTGTCGATCGCGGGCGAGCGTTTCGCGGCCAGCGGGCGCGTGGTGAAGGACCCGGGCTGGCGCGTGGTGTTCCAGGGCGAGGCCCAGGCCACCGACGCGAAGAAGGCGAAGGACGCCACCCCGACCCTGCCGGTGCTGACCGAGCAGGGCCCGGTGAACCGCCTGGCGGTGAAGGTGGACGCGAAGCGCACCACGCCCCCGCCGCGCTACACCGAGGGCTCGCTGCTGACGGCGATGAAGCACGTCCACCGGACCGTGACGGACCCGGTGGAGCGCAAGAAGCTCAAGGCCCTGGACGGCATCGGCCGGTCGGCGACCCGCGCCGGGATCATCGAAACGATCATCAAGCGCGGCTTCGTGGACGTGAAGGGCAAGCAGCTCGTGGCCACCGTGGTCGGCAAGATCCTGGTGGACGCGTTGCCGGCCAAGCTCACCGACCCGGGCATGACCGCCCGGTGGGAGGCCCTGCTCGACGCGATCGCGAAGAAGCAGATCCCGCTGCACGCGTTCATGGCGAAGCAGGAGGAGGCCATCGGCGAGCTGGTGGCCGCGGCGCGCGTCTCGACCCTGCCGACCATCCCGCCCGACGCGATGCCGGCGCGCAAGCCGTACACCGGATCGTCCACCCCGCGGCCGGCCCCGGACGGCGCGAAGAAGTGCCCGAAGTGCAAGAAGGGCTACCTGGTCCCCCGGACGGTGAAGAACGGTCCGAAGGCCGGGCAGACCTTCCACGGGTGCAACAACTACCCGGAGTGCAAGCACAGCGTCTGGCCGAAGTAA
- a CDS encoding DUF6876 family protein, giving the protein MDAQDIINGLGHYTGTENYFSLGAMFRNAVYTDGVQFLIENAECAWLVTDAMAWVTQKVPGQSYDDGFMTVELHPKEDGTADLLITDGNGTTLYAQHYTAHTFPLPKGIKLYAVWGETSRGPCWILMVTNEY; this is encoded by the coding sequence ATGGACGCGCAAGACATCATCAACGGCCTGGGCCACTACACCGGCACGGAGAACTATTTCTCCCTCGGCGCGATGTTCCGCAACGCGGTGTACACCGACGGCGTGCAGTTCCTGATTGAAAACGCAGAGTGCGCCTGGCTCGTTACGGACGCCATGGCCTGGGTCACCCAGAAGGTGCCGGGGCAGAGCTACGACGACGGTTTCATGACCGTTGAGCTTCACCCGAAGGAGGACGGTACCGCTGATCTGCTGATCACCGACGGCAACGGCACGACGCTCTACGCCCAGCACTACACCGCCCACACGTTCCCGCTGCCGAAGGGGATCAAGTTGTACGCGGTCTGGGGCGAGACCTCGCGTGGCCCCTGCTGGATTTTGATGGTCACCAACGAGTATTAA
- a CDS encoding phage protein NinX family protein: MNLITITTGDLIGPALDWAVAKAINAPFTTGPFSTDWALGGPILETHGVGYFRNGKRVYANDDKRWEANRIVNLDDAPILRHGYRALGPTPLVAGLRCLVRSKLGETVDVPANLVEA, encoded by the coding sequence ATGAACCTCATCACCATCACCACGGGCGACCTGATCGGCCCGGCACTCGACTGGGCAGTGGCCAAGGCCATCAACGCACCGTTCACCACCGGACCGTTTTCCACCGACTGGGCGCTGGGCGGCCCGATCCTCGAAACGCACGGCGTCGGCTACTTCCGCAACGGCAAGCGTGTGTACGCCAACGACGACAAGCGTTGGGAGGCCAACCGCATCGTCAACCTGGACGACGCGCCGATCCTGCGCCACGGCTACCGCGCCCTGGGCCCGACCCCGCTGGTCGCTGGCTTGCGCTGCCTGGTGCGCAGCAAGCTGGGCGAAACGGTCGACGTCCCGGCCAACCTGGTGGAGGCCTGA
- a CDS encoding antirestriction protein ArdA gives MTTNQPTSTNGNNETAQFLAPQAPTTAGDSDDLNVLYANPYDIEARGFRFTSLEDYNAKYAANRNGWGGVVEEYSIEFLDGNDEDSDLFAQLRVNQGTLSTWFDLMDRDLSTEQKAALAWLVGDRGAKLDDALDQLDDVMIQCGELNDVGGELFEELYAEELGKLPEALRYYFDSDAWTRDAKLNGDFDTITFGGHDYVITNANQF, from the coding sequence ATGACCACGAACCAACCGACCAGCACGAACGGCAACAACGAAACCGCGCAGTTCCTCGCACCCCAGGCTCCAACGACTGCAGGGGACAGCGACGACCTTAACGTCCTCTACGCGAACCCCTACGACATCGAGGCCCGGGGCTTCCGCTTCACCTCCCTCGAGGACTACAACGCCAAGTACGCGGCCAACCGCAACGGCTGGGGTGGGGTGGTCGAGGAATATTCGATCGAGTTTCTGGACGGCAACGACGAGGATTCTGACCTTTTCGCGCAGTTGCGCGTGAACCAAGGCACCCTGTCCACGTGGTTCGACCTGATGGACCGCGACCTGAGCACGGAGCAAAAGGCGGCGCTGGCGTGGCTGGTGGGCGACCGTGGGGCCAAGCTCGACGACGCGCTCGACCAGTTGGACGACGTGATGATCCAGTGCGGCGAGCTGAACGACGTGGGCGGTGAGCTGTTCGAGGAGCTGTATGCGGAAGAACTCGGCAAGCTGCCGGAGGCCCTGCGCTACTACTTCGATTCGGACGCGTGGACCCGTGACGCGAAGCTCAACGGGGATTTCGACACGATCACGTTTGGCGGTCACGATTACGTGATCACCAACGCCAACCAGTTCTAA
- a CDS encoding helix-turn-helix domain-containing protein, with amino-acid sequence MTIGPLASTTQPIPGGTSATRDDALQGMLVRSEAATFLGCSLYAVDRLCRRHGVRRVRSSRGYLYVDRAGLQTIKDKLDTIESGTLLDEREAAERLGFSQVTVRTLVRRGELKPALLVRRARYFHPRDLDDVDARLHREGYVSAIRAGEHLGVTRQRLSQLVLVGRLNPYVDPRGHRQFEVAELDAYRREHPIQAPRSVATV; translated from the coding sequence ATGACCATCGGACCGCTCGCCAGCACCACCCAGCCCATCCCGGGGGGCACATCGGCGACCCGGGACGACGCGTTGCAGGGCATGCTGGTGCGCAGCGAGGCCGCAACGTTCCTGGGGTGCAGCCTCTACGCCGTGGACCGGCTTTGCCGGCGGCACGGCGTTCGCCGGGTCCGCAGCTCGCGCGGTTACCTCTACGTCGACCGGGCCGGGCTGCAGACGATCAAGGACAAGCTCGACACCATCGAGAGCGGAACGCTGCTCGACGAGCGCGAGGCGGCGGAACGCCTGGGCTTCTCCCAGGTCACCGTCCGAACGCTGGTGCGCCGGGGCGAGCTGAAACCGGCGCTGCTGGTCCGGCGGGCGCGGTATTTCCACCCGCGTGACCTCGATGACGTGGACGCCCGGCTGCACCGCGAGGGCTACGTGAGTGCCATCCGGGCGGGCGAGCACCTGGGGGTGACGCGTCAGCGGCTGTCCCAGCTCGTGCTCGTGGGGCGACTGAACCCGTACGTCGACCCGCGGGGGCATCGCCAGTTCGAAGTGGCGGAGCTGGACGCCTACCGCCGCGAGCACCCGATCCAGGCTCCCCGATCCGTCGCCACCGTTTGA
- a CDS encoding helix-turn-helix domain-containing protein, with translation MIIDETKITTYNSICAVLLREIRVQRGFHRAQFADFFGKPASAWEAIEAGKSRLDLDVLLRVCRGLMQPPGLVLTVADAYERFLRYFGWSVVLTDTGADGLMKLANEYWKSPGGRFADNAPMFSSSILVEPYQQNNVWYNFAPVFRYVDDPQFRTEQNDEERFKPLPSAADRVMQNGVSGRTNGVNGDPEGI, from the coding sequence ATGATCATCGACGAAACCAAGATCACCACCTACAACAGCATTTGCGCCGTCCTGCTCCGCGAGATACGCGTGCAGCGCGGTTTCCACCGGGCTCAGTTCGCCGATTTTTTCGGCAAACCGGCCAGCGCCTGGGAAGCCATCGAGGCTGGGAAGTCTCGGCTCGACCTCGACGTTCTACTGCGCGTGTGCCGCGGGCTGATGCAACCGCCGGGGCTGGTCTTGACGGTGGCGGACGCCTACGAGCGGTTTCTGCGCTACTTCGGCTGGTCGGTCGTGCTGACCGACACCGGCGCCGACGGGCTGATGAAGTTGGCCAACGAGTATTGGAAGAGCCCCGGCGGTCGTTTTGCGGACAACGCACCGATGTTCTCGTCGTCCATCCTCGTCGAGCCCTACCAGCAAAACAACGTCTGGTACAACTTTGCTCCGGTATTCCGGTACGTGGACGACCCCCAGTTCCGCACCGAACAAAACGACGAAGAGCGTTTCAAACCGTTGCCGTCGGCCGCCGACCGCGTCATGCAGAACGGAGTGAGCGGCAGGACGAACGGCGTCAACGGCGATCCCGAGGGCATCTGA
- a CDS encoding uracil-DNA glycosylase: protein MALLDDAPRTLRDPETVALRRAMLTEPHVAPLARYVQALRAQHPTWEFQDFDPMDGGVHADMLFLLEKPGPMTSPTGKKQGSGFISRNNDDPTAEAVFRFMQEAGIPRKRAVLWNVIPWWDRSIKFTAAEVRRGIEELRNLLPLLPAIHTVVLVGGQARRALPLLQTLRPDLRICTSAHPGRQVYRFNPDQWKAIPAQWKAAGLAQDEVSATP, encoded by the coding sequence GTGGCCCTGCTCGACGACGCCCCGCGCACGCTGCGCGATCCTGAGACCGTCGCCCTGCGTCGCGCGATGCTCACGGAGCCCCACGTTGCCCCGCTGGCGCGGTACGTCCAGGCCCTGCGGGCGCAGCACCCGACGTGGGAGTTCCAGGACTTCGACCCGATGGACGGGGGCGTGCACGCGGACATGCTGTTCCTGCTCGAAAAGCCCGGGCCCATGACCTCGCCCACGGGCAAGAAGCAGGGCTCCGGCTTCATTTCCCGTAACAACGACGACCCCACGGCCGAGGCCGTGTTCCGGTTCATGCAGGAGGCGGGCATCCCTCGCAAGCGCGCGGTGCTCTGGAACGTCATCCCCTGGTGGGACCGGTCGATCAAGTTCACGGCGGCGGAGGTGCGGCGGGGGATCGAAGAGCTGCGCAACCTGCTCCCGTTGCTCCCGGCGATCCACACCGTGGTGCTGGTCGGGGGCCAGGCCAGGCGGGCACTGCCCCTGCTGCAGACGCTCCGGCCGGACCTGCGGATCTGCACGTCGGCGCACCCGGGCCGGCAGGTCTACCGGTTCAACCCCGACCAGTGGAAGGCGATCCCGGCGCAGTGGAAGGCCGCGGGCCTGGCGCAGGACGAGGTGAGCGCCACACCCTGA
- a CDS encoding UPF0489 family protein: protein MAHTKLTIGGKDVYIVRAHHHVLQGWAEVRLTQGQAGAPALLTFDHHTDTHEPFLRYRYWATSQGLHDNTQEKAAMLPGMIAAIDWNNAATVEAAIEKLKHDEHVRTAIQAGIVSRAFVVNLSDETHADVAGHVYSTCSGCASIACQKPIHDDHCVRARADHVIESIHLNHEIDQLNTMAQAAGVPGVEADPYILDIDLDYFHTEKAIEPDDTTTFYRLVQNALAITIATEPACVRELRLSGSKITGKSLLDRMLKHIDTALT, encoded by the coding sequence ATGGCTCACACGAAGCTCACCATCGGCGGCAAGGACGTTTACATCGTCAGGGCGCACCACCACGTCCTGCAGGGCTGGGCGGAGGTGCGGCTCACACAGGGGCAGGCCGGCGCACCGGCGCTCCTCACGTTCGACCACCACACCGACACCCACGAACCTTTCCTCCGGTACCGCTACTGGGCGACCAGCCAGGGGCTGCACGACAACACCCAGGAGAAGGCAGCGATGCTGCCCGGGATGATCGCGGCGATCGACTGGAACAACGCCGCCACCGTGGAGGCAGCGATCGAGAAGCTCAAGCACGACGAGCACGTGCGCACCGCGATCCAGGCGGGGATCGTTTCCCGAGCGTTCGTCGTGAACCTTTCCGACGAGACCCATGCGGACGTCGCCGGGCACGTCTACTCGACCTGCTCGGGCTGCGCGTCGATCGCTTGCCAGAAGCCCATTCACGACGATCATTGCGTGCGGGCGCGTGCCGATCACGTGATCGAATCGATCCACCTGAACCACGAAATCGACCAACTCAACACCATGGCGCAGGCGGCCGGCGTGCCGGGCGTCGAAGCAGACCCCTACATCCTCGACATCGACCTGGACTACTTTCACACGGAGAAGGCGATCGAGCCGGATGACACGACGACCTTCTATCGGCTGGTGCAAAACGCGCTCGCAATCACGATCGCAACCGAACCCGCGTGCGTGAGGGAACTCCGGCTGTCGGGCTCCAAAATCACTGGGAAATCGCTCCTCGATCGGATGCTTAAGCACATCGACACCGCGCTGACCTGA
- a CDS encoding Y-family DNA polymerase: MPTFALVDGNNFYCSCERVFRPALNGRPLIVLSNNDGCAVARSQEAKDLGVKMGVPFFQIRHLVQEAGLVALSSNYALYADMSARMMAILGQFSPVQEVYSIDECFVDLSGMQGVAGSLTVYGQMMRERVLRWIGIPTCVGIAPSKTLAKMANHMAKKNVGRPWGGVCDLTALPERDRDELLGRVEVGEVWGVGRRLRERLAADGIATALDLKRASPSFIRSTVSVVLERTVHELNGIACYGFEAEAQPQKQIICSRSFGHPVLLQEDLSIAVRDFAATAAERLRRQGLKAAQVHVFIQTSPFRKQDKQYSAAVVVPLAVPVADTLRLVEAALAGLAKLYKPGFRYAKAGVMLLDLTDRAVEQADLFTGPAPRRERLMATLDAVNDRFGRGTLRVGNVEGHQAWHMSQSSKTPNYTTEWEGLPTAR; encoded by the coding sequence ATGCCGACCTTCGCCCTCGTCGACGGGAACAACTTCTACTGCTCGTGCGAGCGGGTGTTCCGGCCCGCGCTGAACGGCCGCCCGCTCATCGTCCTGTCGAACAACGACGGGTGTGCCGTGGCACGGTCCCAGGAGGCCAAGGACCTGGGGGTCAAGATGGGCGTGCCCTTCTTCCAGATCCGCCACCTGGTGCAGGAGGCCGGCCTGGTGGCCCTGTCGTCGAACTACGCGCTGTACGCCGACATGTCCGCCCGGATGATGGCCATCCTCGGCCAGTTCAGCCCGGTACAGGAGGTCTACTCGATCGACGAGTGCTTCGTGGACCTCTCCGGAATGCAGGGCGTCGCCGGGAGCCTGACGGTCTACGGCCAGATGATGCGCGAGCGCGTCCTGCGCTGGATCGGGATTCCGACCTGCGTGGGCATCGCCCCGTCGAAGACCCTGGCCAAGATGGCCAACCACATGGCGAAGAAGAACGTCGGGCGCCCATGGGGCGGGGTATGCGACCTCACCGCCCTGCCGGAGCGCGATCGCGACGAGCTGCTGGGCCGGGTCGAGGTCGGTGAGGTCTGGGGCGTGGGCCGCCGGTTGCGCGAGCGCCTGGCGGCCGACGGGATCGCCACCGCGCTGGACCTGAAACGCGCCAGCCCGTCGTTCATCCGGTCCACCGTCTCGGTGGTGCTCGAACGCACGGTGCACGAGCTGAACGGGATCGCGTGTTACGGGTTCGAGGCCGAGGCCCAGCCCCAGAAGCAGATCATCTGCTCGCGCTCGTTCGGGCACCCGGTGCTGCTGCAGGAGGACCTGTCGATCGCCGTGCGCGACTTCGCCGCCACCGCGGCCGAGCGCCTGCGACGCCAGGGGTTGAAGGCGGCCCAGGTCCACGTGTTCATCCAGACCTCGCCGTTTCGCAAGCAGGACAAGCAGTACAGCGCTGCGGTGGTGGTGCCCCTGGCCGTGCCGGTCGCCGACACCCTGCGCCTGGTGGAGGCCGCGCTCGCCGGGCTGGCCAAGCTCTACAAGCCCGGGTTCCGGTACGCCAAGGCGGGGGTGATGCTGCTGGACCTGACGGACCGCGCGGTGGAGCAAGCCGATCTGTTCACCGGGCCCGCCCCACGACGCGAGCGCCTGATGGCCACGCTGGACGCCGTGAACGACCGATTCGGGCGCGGGACCCTGCGCGTGGGTAACGTCGAGGGCCACCAGGCCTGGCACATGAGCCAAAGCTCGAAGACCCCGAACTACACGACCGAGTGGGAGGGGTTGCCCACCGCGCGGTGA
- a CDS encoding LexA family protein, with the protein MNHPVPLAEDPAALFIVEALSRVPAGFPSPAQDHAQRRIDLNDVLVLNPLSTFLFNVEGDSMSGAGIWAGDKLVVDRSIEPKHGLVVLACVDGEFTVKRLYRRAGVVKLVAANPAYPPIVFSDAQEMTVWGVVTWNLRQVLATKVRTWA; encoded by the coding sequence ATGAACCACCCCGTCCCCCTCGCCGAGGACCCGGCCGCTCTTTTCATCGTCGAAGCGCTGTCGCGCGTGCCGGCGGGCTTCCCGAGCCCCGCCCAGGACCACGCCCAGCGCCGCATCGACCTGAACGACGTCCTGGTGCTCAACCCGCTCTCGACCTTCCTGTTCAACGTCGAGGGCGACAGCATGAGCGGGGCCGGGATCTGGGCCGGCGACAAGCTGGTGGTGGACCGGTCCATCGAGCCAAAGCACGGCCTGGTCGTGCTCGCCTGCGTGGACGGGGAGTTCACGGTCAAACGCCTGTACCGCCGGGCCGGGGTGGTCAAGCTCGTGGCCGCCAACCCGGCGTACCCGCCGATCGTGTTCTCCGACGCCCAGGAAATGACCGTCTGGGGCGTGGTGACCTGGAACCTGCGCCAGGTGCTCGCCACCAAGGTGCGAACCTGGGCCTGA
- a CDS encoding endonuclease NucS domain-containing protein, translating to MSTTTPRPPIWQLIRDAVQPLGRETSNAEIKQLLLRDWPELNQATINAQIAICTVNRAGRVSYPENKKARLANGRYDFLFATDRGKVVWYDPDKHGLWAIEDTPDGLKVRRVDDTNDGVATPLDLDAAEPVDDGFGGGAFALESHLRDYLARNPPSTTAHGPLTLFVDADGRDGVEYQTDCGPADLVFLDRDGNFVVFELKLGRGPDAALGQVQRYMGWIEHHVAKGKTVSGVIVANSISDKLKYAGKVAPRVQLMEYRLSVDLSPVALTA from the coding sequence GTGAGCACCACCACCCCACGCCCGCCGATCTGGCAACTCATCCGCGACGCGGTCCAGCCGCTCGGTCGCGAGACCAGCAACGCGGAGATCAAGCAGCTCCTGCTGCGCGACTGGCCCGAGCTGAACCAGGCGACCATCAACGCCCAGATCGCCATTTGCACGGTGAACCGTGCCGGTCGGGTGAGCTACCCGGAGAACAAGAAGGCCCGCCTGGCCAACGGCCGGTACGACTTCCTGTTCGCCACCGACCGGGGCAAGGTGGTGTGGTACGACCCGGACAAGCACGGCCTGTGGGCGATCGAAGACACCCCGGACGGCCTGAAGGTCCGACGCGTGGACGACACCAACGACGGTGTGGCCACCCCGCTGGACCTCGACGCCGCCGAGCCGGTGGACGATGGGTTCGGGGGTGGTGCGTTCGCCCTGGAAAGCCACCTGCGCGACTACCTGGCGCGCAACCCGCCGAGCACCACCGCGCACGGCCCGCTGACGCTGTTCGTCGACGCCGACGGACGGGACGGCGTTGAATACCAGACCGACTGCGGGCCCGCGGACCTGGTGTTCCTGGACCGTGATGGGAACTTCGTGGTGTTCGAGCTGAAACTGGGCCGGGGCCCGGACGCCGCGCTGGGTCAGGTGCAGCGCTACATGGGCTGGATCGAGCACCACGTGGCCAAGGGCAAGACCGTGTCCGGGGTGATCGTGGCGAACTCGATCTCCGACAAGCTCAAATACGCCGGCAAGGTCGCCCCGCGCGTGCAGCTCATGGAATACCGCCTGAGCGTCGACCTGTCGCCGGTGGCGTTGACGGCATGA